In the genome of Sardina pilchardus chromosome 17, fSarPil1.1, whole genome shotgun sequence, the window GCTTTTTGTGTTATGTCTGAAGACAAGGTGTTTTATTTTAAGCAAGATCGCATGGAGAGTTTTAAGGGTTGAATGTGATGGATTCCTGTTAAGAGCTTTGGGAGATGGAGCATACCCACTTTTGTAGCCTCACCTAAGAAATAGCACAGCAACAGGATTCTGCATCCTGCATCCTGCATCCTGGCATCCTGCAGCAttatttttcattgtgtgtgggtatgtgtacagtatgtgtgtgtgtgtgtgtgtgtttcagaaatGTTTAAACTGAAAGATTAAACTGTGTTGTCATTACTGTAACGAAATGCAGGTTTAATGCATGTTGATCCATTTTAGCAAAACCTGTTTTACCACAGTTAACCATGCTGAAGGTTGTCCCTTTAACAGTCAATGATGATGGATGTTGACTAGTAGACCTATAGAATTTATTCCAGGTAACAATTGTCAACTTCAGTTGGTGATTACATTGGCTAGTGATGGGGAGGAGTTAGGACCTTTGGTCTGAGTAAGATCTTATCCGTCACTGTTTTCCATTCTCTACTGGAGAGGGAATCTGGTGCATGTCCTGTGTGCACAACACTGGGCAGAGGGATGGCGAGGGCGAGGGTGAGGTGTGTTCGAGGGCTTGTGCCTTGCATGGTCGTAGCTGCCACATTGCTGTATCTGACTTGGGTAAATTTGAAAATCCTctccaagagagagagcatggtggAGGAGCATAGGAATGATCGCCATAAAGCAAATTACTCCATGCAGGGCACTGGTATCCTAGAGAGACTAGAGAGAATGGAGGCCCAGATCAACAAATTAGGTAAGAAGACATTCTGCTTATACTTGTCCATTGGCCGCAAATCATCTTTCCAGCTCGCATGAGATGTTGCAGTCTACCGCTTGGTGCCTgttagcaaagatccttaattactgacaagatagagcaacataatgcatctctatggaataaaaattcgaacagttcctgtctgcttaaagaggcgtgtcgcaaagacgtcatagtgggatatcgatctctgtcagattggcaagcagttcagttagaatgttaacaggtctgcttaaagggggatttagcccccctcccctttgcgaagacagaacgcggaaatgatcgaacgtttgcgcctctcgctccgctttaaccctctctgctgctAGGTTACAGAAGGTGCTACACTGATTTGTGCCACAGTGTTGTTGATAACCCTCTGAATTGCTCCATGAGGCCATTATATGAAAATTCATTGTTTGTTTAAGCAAACCTGGCCATCGGAATCAGCTTTATTAGCCAGGTTTGCGTAGAgcaatttgactccggttaatctcgCCGGTATTACTAGACTTATGCAAAAGTCTAAAAATGAATGTAACATTTGACACACCCTTTTAAACTTTGAGCGGTCTTGTGTGCAAACtcaaacatttacattcacaagtGTTTGTAGAGCACACATTTGTATGCAACAGATATTTCTGTGTGCACATGATTACAAGATAATACTAGGCCTTCTGGTATGTGTGGGATTTCTGTGTACAGTAGTAAATGTATTTGACATGatttaaaaatggaaaataaagTTACTTTCGTCTTATGTTTATGGTAAGCAGACACTTCCATAAACTTGTTTTTGCTAAGGGTTGACCAAAGAGTGTAGTATAAAATGATGACTGGTGTGATCTCAGTCAGCTCCCATAACAGACACGAGGAGAAACGGGTGGATGACgtgaagaaggagaagatggTCGAAAAACTGTACCCAAACTCACTTCTTTTCAAAAACTGGGATGCTGCTCTGACCGAAGACGAACAGATGGAAGCCGAGGAGTTGTTTCAGAGATACGGCTACAATACCTTTCTGAGCAACCGTTTGCCATTGGACAGGGACCTACCTGAGACACGACATTATAGGTCAGTTGTGAGCAGTACAAGGATTCAGCTATTTGTCATGTAGTCATGCACCAACAGTCATGCACTAACATCTGTAAGAACTCAGTGAGACACAGCTGTTTTCGACTGTGTTGCAGGTGTTTGGAGCGGGAATACCCAAAAGATCTGCCCACCATTAGTGTTGTGCTAATCTACCTTGATGAGGCCCTGTCCATAATCAAGAGGGCCATCACCAGCATCATCAACAGGACCCCTGCTCACCTCCTCAGAGACATCATCCTGGTGGATGACCACAGCTCCAACGGTTGGTTTCTCAAGCTGTCTCTCATTTGTCTTGACACCAGGCAAACAACTGTCATGTGAAACACAAATAAGATCTGGGTCAGTGTTTACCGTGTGTGCAGTGTACACAAGCTCTGTTTTCATTTGAGGTACTGTACCACCTCCTACCAACCAATGAAGCAATGATGAGGCAGATCACTGAAAAGTGCAATACAGTATTGTTGTGTTATTGATGATTCTGTACGATTAATGtagtttgtgtgagtatgtgtaacTGTAAAATCATATATCTTGACAGGTGACCTGAAGGAGCCATTAAATGCCTTTGTGAGCCTCATTCACGAGACAAGGCCTGGCTTGGTGAAACTGGTCAGGCACTCTAGTCAGCTGGGCCTAAGTCAGACAAGAATTTCGGGGTGGAAGGTTGCCAGTGGTGATGTGGTTGCCATTTTGGATGCCCATATTGAGGTCAACAAGGGCTGGTAGGTTAACCAGAGGCACTTTTAATTTCGTAAACATAGGCAAGCTTTTGTAAACAGGTTTCTGTTGGCCTTGAGTCATTGACAAACGTTTGTGAacgaacatacagtacaatggaaTTAGACAAAGTGTTACTCAAAGTGCCATCAAATTCATGCACaccttcatacagtacatgctaacagactcacccacacccccaatctcagggacacacacatgcacaggctcACAGAGAGACTCAGACAACTCGAACTTGGAGACAGgatcacagacatacagtattcagACAGGGTGAACTCGGCTCTATCATCCGCCGATAAGGGCCGATGTGGGTCCGCAGGTGTGACCGACCCTAGCAGAGGCGGGTCCGGCTCGGGCAAATGTGGGGCTGCGTGCATGACTGCTTTGGGTGACTGGGCTGCAGGCTTGGCATCAGGCGACTGGGCTGCGGGCACAGGAGTAGACTCATGGGAAAGCTGGACCTCCTGGGTACAGGCTCTGGGTTGCTGTGCTGCTGAGAGACATGTGTCTCTTATGACAACACTTCCAACTGAGTGCTGTCTTGGTACCAGACTTGGGGACTCAAGATTCAGAGTCAGGTGACCCAATACAAGACTGGCTGTTTGGAGTCAGTTGTGAGGGCAGCCGACATGGAGTCACAAGACTGGGCAGCCACAGTCTTGACTCCTGACTGGTATATTTACCTGTGCCATTTTCCGAATCTGAGACACTGCCTCCTGTTTTTTTCACCACCGCAAGGCCAGCCCGGCAACAATTGGTGTCAGAAGTAACTGGAGCCTCAGTAGGAGACAGTGTTGAAGATGCCACCTAAACCCAGGCAAGCCCAGGATGACGCCCATCCCCAGCAGGAGGATGAGCAGGTGGACACCAGCACAAAGCCAGATGGAGGTGAAGCCTCAGCAAACACAAGCATATCTGAGGGATCAGTGTTGCAGCTGACGAGTCTGATGAAGACGCTGTTACAGACACAAGGGGTAAGAAATGGCAGACGGGAGAAAATGGTACAGTCCCAGGAATGCCTAGGGAAGGTGAAGTACATCTCTACAATCGATCTATCCTGTGGCTATTGGAAAGTGCCCCTGAGGAAGCGAGCAAAGGAGATCACAGCTTTACGGATCCCTTTTGGCCTCTTCCACTTTCGGGTAATGGTGGTCGGCCTGTAGAGGGCGCCAGCCAGTTTCTAGAGGCTTCTGAACGGCATACTGGCGGGGAAGCAATTTGCCTATTAATCCGAAAAATTGTGCTATGGGGCAGAAAGACGTCCGCTACCTGGATTGATTTGATTTGCAATGGTGTGATCCAGCCACAAGTGGACAAAGTGGATGTCCCTCACAGCTGCACATCTCTTtactacaaaaaaaggtgaGATCCTTTTTGAGGTTGGTGGGATGGTTTTGGACGTTTATCCCTAACTTCTCCGAGAGATCCTCCACCCTTTCAGACCTCACCAGAGCTGCTTCGCCAAACAGGGTGATCTGGACGGTGTGAGTCGGCTTTCAAGAGTGCAGTCTGCGGTGACTCTTGCTGAGCCCAGACGATGGATTTATGATGTTTtacacaataaatgttttgacaTGTTTATGAATATTTTTTCACTATAAATTGCACAGATTGCACCTTCAGACAAAGACATTTACTCATAACTAAACCCATATACCATTGTAAGTGTGATGATGCCCATTTCCGGGTTCATGTAATGGCTTATGTTGAGCGTTATGGACATTCTTCTAACCATTTCATAATCAGTTCACTGCATTCTTGGTCCATTCACTATAAGTACCAGGCCtattctgttgtgttctgtagTGGCATCtgtagaccctttcaacaagaaaaacaaaaacagtgctTGAAAGTTCTAATTTGTTCTCAACTACTTACACAGAATTAAGATAACATATGGAATGTTTAAATGAaaaccttgtgggaacaactACTGTATGAACActgataatggaactctctTGAAAAGGTCTATATTTCCCTGTGTGCTTAGGGCAGAGCCACTCCTGGCGCGTATCAAGGAAGACCGCACTGTGGTGCTATCACCTGTGTTTGATAAAGTGAGCTGCTATGATCTGAAGTTGGAAAACTACATTCCCTCAGCCCAAGGCTTTGACTGGGCTATGTGGTGCAAGTACGAGGCATTCTCCCCACAGTGGTATGCCAGAAACGATGAAACACTTCCTGGAAAGTGAGTTCATGTTTGTTTTATGGACCATTTACATCCAGTGTGCTCCTTACAATGACCCAGAATATCCAGTGTGCTCCCAACAATAACCCGGAATACAGACAGTAATACAATAGTGGCACTTACATCAAGGGTTCCAAACAAAAATCCATAAATAGAATATTCATAAATTGTGCAGATTATTCCATGTTTCATGTTATCATTATATATCAGAACCCCTACACATATCAGCAAGAAACTTCAGATAGTTacctttcatttgagaccaTAATGCATATGTTTCTACACTAAGGTTATTTTattgtcagtatgcattttggCGTGCTCTCTCaggggaggggcgggactgtcaagTTCTATaggcatcgttcaaatcatgactccgtacgcttggataatccttcaaccaatcagaccaacaatctggTGCATTTTATGGATAAGtttgtttgtgattggagccaaatgttctggcagggaacagatagatatgcaggtttccagcctgagctgcctagtgaaatccaaatttgccagtaggtcaggcagggtttacccagcctagtaAATTACTCATACAGTATTTTCCTCTATATGAATCTACGTTTACACAGCTTCACAAGACTTGGTGCTATAGGGCTCAGTTGTGTTTCTCAAGTGACTTGAGGGCTGATCTGAGGGCTGAAGTGTGGTCAGTTCAAATATGTTTGTAACCCGGTAGAAAGAAAAAGCAATTTTCTAACCGCTGTAACCTGTTGCCAGTATACTTCAAACAATTATTCCGTTACCTACAGGGGCTCAGCTTTCTAAAGAGGTCAAGCATCTCATGGTACAGTAGACCAGAATAGGTGGGAATAGTGCCCTCCGCACAGTGCAATGTCTGGGGGGAAGCCTAGAAATGGCATGAACCACTTTAAGTTAAGGATTTACCAGGACCAAATCATCTATTCAGTAAGAAGCTGAATAATGAACTAATATATATATTACTATAATGACTATTAAGCACCAATTCATAGTATACACATGTTACTTATGTATTAATGGCTAACATGTGTCacctaaaataaagtgttatgGTATGTTATGAAATGGTGTTCCATAACTTCCTAAATGTGTTGACAGGAGTCCATCCATTATGGGGATACTGGTGGCAGATCGTGTTTTCTTTGGGGAGATTGGAGCTCTGGATCCTGGCATGACAATTTATGGTGGAGAAAATGTTGAATTCGGAATTAGAGTAAGTTTCAGCAGGTGCCaaattaaaaaaggaaaaaaataaagattttCTGTGACAACAAAGACAAAGTACTGTGGGAATGCTGAGGAGTGGGCCCTGAACTCATCTCATGGGAATGACTGATTTCAGGTTTGGCTGTGTGGTGGTAGCATTGAGGTGATTCCCTGTTCCAAGATTGCTCACCTGGAGAGAGCGCGTAAACCTTACATGCCAGAGCTGAAATACGTGTTGCAGAGAAACGCTCTCCGGTTGGCTGAAGTGTGGCTGGACGACTACAAGTACAATGTCAACATTGCCTGGAGGCTCCCTCTACAGGTGAAACAACACAGTCTGGAAAAATAATATGATGTGAATGACCAAATACTGTTAATTTGATAAACAAATACAACATTTTATATTTTGAAATGTAAcatttaattgattgattgatcgattGATCAATTGATTGAAAgaaaaatatactgtacttaGTGTTTTGCTGCTCTCTGTATATTTTCTGTCTCACTGTAGAATCATGGCATAGATATTGGTGATGTGTCTGAAAGAAAAAAGCTGAGGGAGAAACTGAAGTGCAAGCCGTTCCAGTGGTACCTCGACAATGTCTATACCAACTTAAAGCCATTCAACATTCTCAGCTATGGCAACGTAAGTATTGTATGTAAGCATTATGTTACAGAGGTTCAGGGACTTTGCGCTACATTTAGATTGTATAATAATCTataccagtggttctcaaactatggtacgggtaccactggtggtacgcggactctctgttgtggtactctgggagtctccaagatgttttatttcagaagacaaaataatcacttcaaattataggaaattatatacagtatgaatgatGAAAAATCGTTACATTTAAActagtttttatctttcttgaaaagcaaacaatgcaacCCCAATGCAAAAcaacaatgtaaaatatatttaaattggtattggtactgtattttaatgccggtcataatggtggtacttggacagtaattgttctctgaggtggtactcatttaAAAAAGTTTGAAAACCACTGATCTATACAACCATACACAGttaagagtttatttttaaaagagAGACTACTGGAAATGCTATTGTGAAGGTGTCACCACCTTTCTCTGATGTCAGTTGCAGAATGACATGAACACAGGTGTCTGTGTGGATCAAGGCCCTGTTGACACCCCCATCTTATACCATTGTCATTCTTATACCTCTCAGGTATGTGCTTGATcaatatattttgttaataaGCTAATATAGATACAATGAAGAGACGCTTACAAACACCATCACACATATATCTTGTTGCAGGCTTGCTACTATCACTCAAGTGGCAAGATATTCATTGGAGACATCCAGTCCAACTCACCCGAAACCAACCGCTGTCTAGGGGATCCAGGCTCAGGAGTATTGCCACAACTACATGAATGCAAGAAGGCCAAAGAAACAGGCCTTTATGTGCACTGGGACTTCAAACAGGTGAGGCACTCAATAAACCTGAACATGATTGATTTCTTAGTAACTGTAATAGTTTCTGAATGGAATACCTGAGACATCCATGAAGAAGTTGCAACGTGTTTTTGGATATGTTTTCTTCATGCAGGGGTCTGCCATACAGaacagagacacaaagagatGTTTGGAGGTAGAGGACAGTGAACTTGTCATGCAGGAATGCAGTGGTCAGCACTGGAGGATGCTGAATGTGGTCAAAGAATTCTAAATTCCTGCAGAGCATATTTCAAGATATTAAGACAACTGCTGTCCTGTACCCCCATTACAAAGACTGATTTTGCAGAGTGActgaaacaaacagaaaacacaaatgcAATTCATAATCTCATAATCTCTTGACAAGACAAGGGCACAGGAGATACAGTATGCCAGGTTTGAATTGTGCtacaaatgcaaaacacataGAAATGGAAATGATGCTTAagtaattttatttatattacattattggaAAAATGTACTCAATTGTCTGTGTACATTACATAATTTAAATTaactgtagtgtgtatgtgtatgtgtatgtgtatgtgtatgtgtatgtgtatatgatatgtgtgtgtgtgtgtgtgtgtgtgtgtgtgaatgtggtcaGGAAATGACAGATGATCTTTAACAAGGGTGGCACTAGTGGGGCACTCAtgaattcaagggtggcatgtGGAAAAACATACAGAGAGAAACGAGCTGAAGATGTTAAATTAGCACAAATACATCAGTAAACATGCGCCAAATACCATAAACTGAAGAACAAAGAAGGATAGTGACCATACTCTCTcatcaaattaaataaataaaataaaataaaatacaaacaaacaaccatatCAAAGTTATATCTAAATTGTCTAGTGTGGGTATTcgattctattctattctgttaaATGACaatatgaagaaaaaaatactGTAATGGCTGGTTGTGACCATGTGGCGGCGCTCTATTGAGTATTGACAATGATATGCATGTAAGGAGAAAAAGCATGAATCAAAGTTGTCTAATTGTATCCAAAAGGTTGTCTCCTCTAGGGTATAGAGGAACAATACAATTGCATGCTTAAACttgtctgagacatgccgaacTACAGGGCCTTCAGCATTCTCCTTCAAGCACTTTGAGATCCCTGAGCTATATCGCACAACGGCCCGTCGCCCCCAAATATTGTACATATTGTACATTCCAAGCCATTCACCTACACCCAGCTATGAACTTTAGCTTGAACTTCAACCCAATTTAGTGGTGGATAAACGTAATTTAGAGGCGCATGAGCACAATTTAGAGGTGCATAAACACTATTTCCCAGCCCAACAAAAGCTTGCCCTGGGGAACACTGGAGATCATATACAGTAATTACAAAATGTATAGAGCTAGAAAAGTCAATGGGTCCTTAATGTTCATCCAACAACATGCACAACTCCCATTGAATGCTACTACTACACAATATTAAAATACTGTAGTTGTTGAGGCACTTCAGCAGCAGCATACAGGATTCCCACATGTAAAATTCCATGAGTTTTCCCTGACTTTCCTTAGCAAAAAACCCCTGAAATTCcatgacctacagtactgtaaaaTGAATGGTTCAATGCAGCCACAGAGAGTTCAAGAATAGTTTACGTATATAGttttagagagggagagtaaatggcattgaataaacaaagttgggCTAACAAACTACTTAACAAGCAGTAAAGCTTAAAgccagatatactgtacaccaatTCTGCATGGAAATACATCTGCATTAATGCATTTTGGCAAGTAAATGTTAAACTGCCACAACAAAACTCCTTGATATTCTATAGCTTTGGCCCAAGAATGATCAAATTTCCTGACTTTTCGTTTGGAATAGACTTTCAAACATTCCAtcatattccagaaattccacgACTCCTGGAAACCCTGAGCATATGTTGCCGTGGGCACCTCGTTCCACAGACCTGCTCCTTGCTGTCGACAAGTGCTGTCGACAAGTGCAGAACACGGGCAAGTACTGTACTTTGAGATGTCTCAGCTACATTACACAATGTCCCCAAATATTGTACATATTCTACATTCTACACACCCCGTATGAATGGTGTGTCTTCTTCACAACTAAACAAGAATGTAGAGAAATACATTACAATGTATACAAATTGACAGGTATTTGttaaaatagttttaaaatagtgaagaaaatgaatcatatgtggtgagtgtgtgtgtgtgtgtgattgaaacCAAGGGAAACTTTACTTACTTAAATAATACGTAAACAACAAATATTTTGACTGCTCTGTCATGTGATTAATGCCTTACTTCATTCCTTCtgcattctgttctgttctgttctattctattctatcttaTGAAGACATTTCTCCCCACAATAACTATGATGATCATCTATTTCTGTAGGTGTTAAAATGATTTGACCTGCTTTTTGCCTGGGCTGACAAAGAGCCAAAGTCAGCCAAAGCCAAATGCAAATCAGCAAATACCTCAATGAAATATTTAAGATTTCTGTATGAAACAGGAATGAAATTAACACCAAATTAAAGACTAACCTTAATCCAAATTATTCCCTAATGTCTTTAAAAACTGACTTAAACCAGCTATCTGAGTATATGGAAGCATAGTTACATTCATGCTATAGACCCTAAGGCCCAATAATTCCATTTCACATTCGCCCACTAGCTTACCCCTTGTCCCTCGAACCAGAGTGGCAAGACATAGGGGAGAGAAAATTCGCCTCGGATATATGACACCAGTTGCTTACCACAGGAGACAGCCAGGACGATTGAAACACTTTTTTAATTTAACTTAATTTACAAAGAGATCGTGCCACAGTGAAAGTTGGTAGTTGGTAATCTGTCCTAaaatatgcaggtttggcgatttcatcgcccgtttcgcttttcgtttttgcTCATTTaatgcttgcagatttctctgcagagcttcccctacagctttagcctGTATATTTGACCttactcctcaatcggtcagtctgccttctcatgagcatgatcgcgaggctggagaATTTCTGTTAGGAAGTGCCGGAAGTACCATCGTCCCGGTGGCACAAAAGTTGCATGCATAGTTTTTCCGCACAGAGGAAGCAAGACAGctgtcattcaacccgaaataagtcaaataaccattccaatgactccatgACTCCGGCTCCATTTGGCAACCTTCCTGAAGGTTGTCCCTTTAACAGCCAATGATGAGGGCTGTTGACTAGACTTATATAATTTATTCTAGGTAACAATTGTCAACTTTAGTTTGCGATTACATTGGCAAGTGATTATTTCGGACAGTGGTGAGTATAGGCTATTGTAAGACAATAAATGTCTTTATAGACCTATTGGACACACATTCTATATCAGTTGAATATTAATACCCCTCAAAGTATGATTACAACCTTGATCCAATTATGGCATCTGTCCAGGTTTGTGTAAAATTGGGGCAGTTGTACCGCCTTCAGAGTATTGCTTTGGATGGGGAGGAGTTTGATCTTATCTGCCTCTTCACTGTTTTCCATTCTACTTGAGAGGGAATCTGGTGCATGTCCTGCGTGCACAACACTGGACAGAGGGATGGCGAGGACGAGGTGTGTTCGAGGGCTTGTGCCTTGCATGGTCGTAGCTGCGACATTGCTCTATCTGACTTGGGTCAATTTGATGATCCTCTCCAAGAGAGAGAACACGGTGGAGGAGCATAGGAATGATCACTTTAAAACAAACTACTCCATGCAGGGCACTGGTATCCTAGAGAGACTAGAGAGAATGGAGGCCCAGATCAACAAATTAGGTAAGAAGGCGTTCTGCTTATACTTGTCCATTGGCCGAAGAGCAGCATTCCATCTTACATGATTCGTTGCACTCTTGGTGTGTGTTATATGATACACTGATTTGTGCCACAGTGTTGTTAATGACTTTAACCCTCTGAATTGCTTTGTAAGGACCAAATGGTCATAGTCCCATTATTATGTTTTAGTTAGTAGACTTGTAGGCAAAACATTGAACAATTATTAAAAAGAGGTACATGTATCTGAaaatgagatggtgtgtgtatactaCCCTTTAAGACTTTGATCCCTCTTGTGCAGAGTGCGAATTACCCCACCATAATTGGTCACATTtccgaaggggggggggggggggggtggggcaaAACAGCCTTTTAATGCTAAATCAGTCGGTGGGATGCTTGAAACACGTGTTTCATTTGTCCCGAACAGGCAGTAAACCCCATTTATTCTAAGTCAATGCACACATCTGTGTTTATATGGTATTTTATGCAACTGAGACATGAAAAGGCAGTTTTAGAAAGATGCAAATATATTTGGAGCTATCAGGGGGTCGAGTTTTGCCATGTTAACTTTGGCTgactatgtactgtatttaaGGATACAACGATCAGGATGCAAGTAGCCTATAACGTTTGTTATTACTTCTTCCTTGGTTGTTGTCAAACATttgaactattcagatcgccaccatgtggccataccatggtgCGCCAAGCgaaaacctccttggcggaggtatagaaaagcactcagagagcgcagacctccgcctgtacaGCCTACAcaaatccagcgaaacacggaagtaacgcAGCGCcaccattactgcgtgcctggctgctaagaaagtAGCATGTTGGTTCcttaggcggctgttgcagaggttagctgtaattaatacacgtcttaataccttatgttgttaataaattaccttcatcggtAAATCTTggccacagtctgacatcatctacccaatgttccctttcacctgacattttctttcatgagcaggatctcttgttagacattctctgacaggatgctttcattgaaaagcacaggcaagtgtcactcgtcactgCAGGCATGCAGTTATGGCGATATGCAAGATGGCAGCACCCATAAAGTTCCCGCTGGATTtgtgtattgttcttcctaggttgtcatacatttgaacctaaactattcagatcgccaccacgtggccaaaCCAttccattacaccactaagcgaa includes:
- the LOC134062142 gene encoding probable polypeptide N-acetylgalactosaminyltransferase 8, translating into MVVAATLLYLTWVNLKILSKRESMVEEHRNDRHKANYSMQGTGILERLERMEAQINKLVSSHNRHEEKRVDDVKKEKMVEKLYPNSLLFKNWDAALTEDEQMEAEELFQRYGYNTFLSNRLPLDRDLPETRHYRCLEREYPKDLPTISVVLIYLDEALSIIKRAITSIINRTPAHLLRDIILVDDHSSNGDLKEPLNAFVSLIHETRPGLVKLVRHSSQLGLSQTRISGWKVASGDVVAILDAHIEVNKGWAEPLLARIKEDRTVVLSPVFDKVSCYDLKLENYIPSAQGFDWAMWCKYEAFSPQWYARNDETLPGKSPSIMGILVADRVFFGEIGALDPGMTIYGGENVEFGIRVWLCGGSIEVIPCSKIAHLERARKPYMPELKYVLQRNALRLAEVWLDDYKYNVNIAWRLPLQNHGIDIGDVSERKKLREKLKCKPFQWYLDNVYTNLKPFNILSYGNLQNDMNTGVCVDQGPVDTPILYHCHSYTSQACYYHSSGKIFIGDIQSNSPETNRCLGDPGSGVLPQLHECKKAKETGLYVHWDFKQGSAIQNRDTKRCLEVEDSELVMQECSGQHWRMLNVVKEF